One Paramisgurnus dabryanus chromosome 9, PD_genome_1.1, whole genome shotgun sequence genomic window, AATCTACACTCTTGGAGCTTTTAAACGATATACAGTGTGTCATGATTAGTTAAGAATTCACATGCAAACATTGAAGTAAATGTAGGTGTCCTGCTGGCgggacagtgacatttagcaggatataaatgttttgaggcgcACTCTCTTCGtaaatgaatcaattactctccctacataatttattttataaaacactattctagaggcttagacctttccaaaaagatatagtttgtagtgatagattaaaatttacatcAACAATATTGTGTAAAGTAAATCCTGTGTTGATCTATGGAAATAGATAATAGTGCAGGTTTGAATTTTGGGTTACTCGGTAGGTAAATACTAACTGAATTGTTATTTCTGGATAAAGTACTATAACTACACTCCTAACGGATATGGTAATTTGAATTTGTTTTGTATTATCCTATTcagggcagtttcccagacagagtttagattaatccaggacaaggccttagttatatttaatttttttttacttacaaaccttacaaaaaacaatactggtgttcatcttgagacaaaacaatgacactaaTGTATGTttaaggcagggtgcatgatctctaaaagccaatgttgacatttaaaatcacctaaacaaacacgcccgtaccccaatagaatctagaccttcttttgatagacccgcccgacatatatgcaacccaggcatgatgttggttagtagacacgccccttactgctgattggctacaagtgtgttttggtactcggcccaaatcctttttgcaaagtgtttttcaaaaatcatgcaccccgcctttaagatatgtaagtaaaagatgtttttaaatgaaggcagctcaaacatggaTAAGGATAAACTAGGATAAGCTGCTCCTatatgtgttatttttattaatttcgtATTCATTCtgagttcaaataaataaaaggggcattagatgtgttgtccttaactagacaagatgtgttattttaccacattcgttttaagagtgtatataCCTGTAATAGACAACTTCCAAAATTACAACTTCGCTGCATAAACTCCCTGCGTGTAAAACCAACACTTGACCATTCATTCggtttgtaaataaaatatacaaaatgatCTACTTACAATTTAGTACAGTGTTGTAGATCTGAATGTAGCCAAACTCTTTGTTCCTATTTAAATCCACACTAAAAACAAAGCGCAGTTCCTGTGGGAGCTCAGTTCTTGGTAAATTTAGTATAGTGGGGATGATCCTCTGTGACATTGGCCCTTCAGACAGGGCCTGGTGCATCTGGTACGAGCAAAAGTCATCCGTTAGGAAGTTTGGGGTGAAAAGTAACACCCAGCAGTGGCTGTTATGCAAAGCCTGCAGTAGCTCTGTGAACACAGCTCCACCTAGTGAACAATCTCTTTCATGCAGGTAACAGCGCAGACCTTTTGAAGGGTCTTCTAGAAAGGATGCCAAACCTTGTGCTTGTTCGATGTCTTTATCACTGTGACACAAACAAACGTCGTATCTGAGAGTTGAACGGAAGGTTGAGAAAAGAACAGTGGGCAGAGGTTTTTCTGAGGTGGCTGACTGGGACTTTGAGGATGTGCAAGACTCCCTTAATGAGCTGGGTGTGTAGTCAGAGTTTCCAGATGAGCAGCTGGAACTGCTTATAGATGGGATGTCTCTCTGAGAGCGTTTACATTGGTCCaaattatttctttgtttcCCAAAATGTTGACGAAACCAGCCTGATTGAGCAAAGACATGATGTGTTTACCCTTATGTAATACGTATGTAGGTGAATTTGACATATTTACAGATTTTATGAACAGTAGGCTTACGTTATTGTACATCAAGGACTACTTCTAAGgttataaagattttaaaatgttCTAGTAGTGGTACCAAGGCAAAACTCTGTTTATTAATTCATAACATTTAATAACTCAGATGTTAATCTACTATGACAGTCAGACATAAAGTGCTGGAAAAAACGTACCCATAATGCCGCTGACACGGTTTTCCTCCATACTGCTCCATTATTTCAAGGATAAACTACATAAGACACAGGCGCACAATGTGAATCCTTAAAAAGTAGTGGTTGCTTTAAACTTTTTAATTTCAAAGTAATTTCAACCTTTTTTTATTGACTAGTGATGATTTtctgtaatttaaaaaaataaagttgaattagcttaatttgttttaactgtattttataagttacagcaaATCCTTACTAGTTAATAGttgaaattatttgaaaatttaAGGCAACCAGAATCTCATACTGTATACATACGTACAActtagtaaataaataaatagggaCACTAGTTGTGTCATGCAGTCATAAGTGACCTACTGTTTCCACTGGAGTCAGACTGTTGTCTGTTCCACTTTTCTTTGAAccactttcatttttataagtctgaataataatgtatttatgTTTATTACAAAGTAGATTGCAAGTTAATCCCTTATTTTAACAGCTACTTAATTGTAATTGCATGATGTAATGGTGTAAGAATATTTGTACTTACAGTTATTTTAAGATGAGAACAGAAAACCGGTCATCTGAAAGTGCCGGTGCAGAAACTAGCATTAAATAATTGAGGAAGTTCAAACAAGGAGAAGTGATGTGTCATTATGCAAACAGAAATGATAAATGAACCTTGTATCCGcctgaaaaactgtaataagaattaaaaatagaaaagaaattAGAGAAAGCAGAAGTGTATATAATATCTTTATTACTGTTCTTCTATTTCACTTGATGTAccatttattgttttaaagtATCAATGATATCTATATTGAAACATtttagtaaaataaagtttatagCATCAAACTACATGCCTGTTAGGCCTGTCAATTGCTTTAAGAAGAAAGGTTGGGGTCAAATTGAATGTTTAAAAGATCAACATAAGCACATATTGAGAATCCAAAGCATATGTATTTTATAGAGATACTACAATAGTATGTGATTTGACAAATAGGCCACAATGCAAAATTGTATAAGGCAAATAcattgtgtatatacatttttagcaaaaatattattttattttattaacttcaTAATGAACAATCTTTTACCATTCATGAATAAATACCATGATATAACCATATAGCAATCGTTTATTGTTAGACTTTTCAATGGTTCTGAACTTCTGCCACATTATTATCACTTTTTTAATGATCCAATTTATACAATATAGACGGTGTCATGGGTTCGGCAGACTTTATATACATAAAttaactgtttattttggtttcAACAAGTAATAGCCAAGTTGACATTAAAATAATTGTAAGCCTGTGAATAAATAAAACTCCCACTGTCTCATAAACCAATGGGTCTACATTTAGTCGTACTTACATTTAAATAGCACTaaactattaaaaaatatatctatataaaataaaaacagtaaatgtactttttaaataGTCAAGTTGATGAATCTGCCCATAATGTAGAATATaacaaacacataaaataaatctaacttGAATTTGCGATcgatgacttttattttgaaaattctaaaagGCATTTCCGCCTTAGCATCATGCGCTCATACAATGCTATAAAAATGAATATGTGCTGCTTATGCATCAACTTAAACGCTTTTACGCAGTGAGGTGTGTAGTAACAGCTGCAACATTTGTATTTCATTGATGTTTTTTGTCATCTCAAAcatgttaaataagtataatttttttaaacaggcaGTTGAACTCATGAGTCTGAAAGCTCCGGTTGGTGTGCTGCGGTTGCCCAAGGGCCCTGACCCGAACAGCCGCGGGTTCGACCGAAACTCGGCACGGTTCATCGCTCTGTGCCCAACATCAATCTCATCTTCATCCTCCGAGTCTAAAGAGGAGCAACGAGTGCGATCAGAGCTGCGGGAGAGGTTTTTACGGACACTGTTAGTGATGACTGACAAGCCCGTTCAGTTCAACATGCACGAAAAGGTGCAGGTCCATGCGAGGTTCGGAGCCTCGGATATAGACGTCCTAAATTTTCAAGTTTCTAATTTGGAGACTCCTCTAGGTGTTCAGAAAGAAGCGCTGCTGAGGTGCCAGGATGTAATTTCATGTTCATTTGAACTGTGAAAAGTTGTTGAATTGACGCTAGAGGGCGGTAGAAGAGCACAGTGGAAATCAGGATTGGACATCAATGCAGTTTTGCAATTGTATATACTTTGACTTCATGAGCAAATGAGCttctttcatcaaaataaagttTAGCTTCTTTAAGATCAAATAGTATGTTTTGGTCTGAGTGTATTGGTTTTAATGTTGCAGGTTGTAATATACATTTGCAATGTTAGGAAGTTTTATTATGATGTGTTAATATATTAAAGTGCCCTTTATCAATCTGGAGCTGAACATCATCTGTCTTGTTGTTCAGCACAGAATGCCTGTGAATGGAGTGAGAGTGCTTATGTACATAAGCTTAAGTAGCCTACAGCATTTGCAAGGCCTCATGGCATTGGCTTCTGAGCTTTGTAGGGGTTGTGAAGGGATACGGCCAAATCTTGCAACATTTTAGATTTGGGGAAAGCGCTCATCCGGTGAGATTttggccatagctgtatcccattTAGCCACAGTTTTTGTGGGAACAGTAGATGCAGACAAAAGCGCACTCCTCAGTAGGTGCTTCTTTTGAATAAGTGAGTACTTAAGCTTCAAAAAGTACGTTCTttgtagtgatgggagaaacgaagcttttcgaagcttatttaaattaaataaataaaaaagtatattgtgttt contains:
- the tirap gene encoding toll/interleukin-1 receptor domain-containing adapter protein gives rise to the protein MEENRVSGIMGWFRQHFGKQRNNLDQCKRSQRDIPSISSSSCSSGNSDYTPSSLRESCTSSKSQSATSEKPLPTVLFSTFRSTLRYDVCLCHSDKDIEQAQGLASFLEDPSKGLRCYLHERDCSLGGAVFTELLQALHNSHCWVLLFTPNFLTDDFCSYQMHQALSEGPMSQRIIPTILNLPRTELPQELRFVFSVDLNRNKEFGYIQIYNTVLNYLTERLEKEESCNVSQSDN
- the gemin7 gene encoding gem-associated protein 7, whose product is MSLKAPVGVLRLPKGPDPNSRGFDRNSARFIALCPTSISSSSSESKEEQRVRSELRERFLRTLLVMTDKPVQFNMHEKVQVHARFGASDIDVLNFQVSNLETPLGVQKEALLRCQDVISCSFEL